From the Pirellulales bacterium genome, one window contains:
- a CDS encoding Gldg family protein — MKLHVIGAIFRRNLLSYFNNPTGYVFICLFVVLSSAFAYWPYEFFNANLANLDQLNRYLPYILLIFVPAITMGIWADERRQGTDELLLTIPASDLDVVLGKYFAAVGIFTVALVFSAMCNVMILRSLGSPDYFLFLANYLGYWMVGLAMLATGMVASFFTGNLTVSFILGVVFNAPLVAADWADTFTGSADWALAIKHWGLAEQFRDFGRGVIGLGSTVYFLMLVVVMLYLCMVLIGRRHWLGGRDGSSLFGHYLARAASLILIAAALNMIVESFDVRYDVTAEKVSSLSPATAELVRKLDTKGRPIVIEAYVSPSVPETYVQTRLNLLTALHEFEKLGRGTIQVRIVSTEPTTEEATLADQQFGIKSKSVVGTTRGAIKDEQIFLGVAVTCGLEKVVMPFFDRGMPIEYELIRSIATVAQEKRKRLGVVQTDAQLFGGFDMATMGARAREPIIDELEKQYEVVQVDPSKPIEKFDVLLAVQPSSLDQPKLDNLINSIKHGQPTAIFEDPFPAFMSGVPGTSEEKRAGNPMMGGQMPSPKGDIQQLWDLLGVKMVAKESTSPFGPPQPSASVIWQDWDPYPKIASISTLPREFVFIGEHTPGNEAAFNPGDPITSGLKELW; from the coding sequence ATGAAATTGCACGTCATCGGCGCCATCTTTCGCCGCAACCTCCTGAGCTATTTCAACAACCCGACGGGCTATGTGTTCATCTGCCTGTTCGTGGTGCTCTCGTCGGCGTTCGCCTATTGGCCGTATGAGTTCTTCAACGCAAATCTGGCGAATCTCGATCAGCTCAATCGCTATCTGCCGTATATCCTGCTGATTTTCGTCCCCGCGATCACGATGGGAATCTGGGCCGACGAGCGACGGCAGGGGACCGACGAGCTGCTGCTCACGATTCCGGCCTCCGATCTCGACGTGGTGCTGGGGAAGTATTTCGCGGCGGTGGGCATCTTCACGGTGGCGCTCGTGTTCTCGGCCATGTGCAACGTGATGATTCTGCGGTCGTTGGGGAGTCCGGACTATTTTTTGTTCCTCGCCAACTATCTCGGCTATTGGATGGTCGGCCTGGCGATGCTGGCCACGGGGATGGTCGCATCGTTTTTCACCGGCAATCTGACGGTATCGTTCATCCTGGGAGTCGTGTTCAACGCTCCGCTGGTGGCGGCCGACTGGGCCGACACCTTCACCGGCAGCGCCGATTGGGCGCTGGCGATCAAGCATTGGGGGCTGGCGGAGCAGTTCCGTGATTTCGGCCGCGGCGTGATCGGGCTGGGATCGACGGTTTATTTCCTGATGCTCGTCGTGGTGATGCTCTATCTCTGCATGGTGTTGATCGGGCGGCGGCACTGGCTCGGAGGGCGCGACGGCAGTTCGCTATTTGGGCACTACTTGGCTCGGGCCGCGTCGCTGATCCTGATCGCGGCGGCGTTGAACATGATCGTCGAGTCGTTCGACGTTCGCTACGACGTGACGGCCGAGAAGGTCAGCTCCCTTTCGCCCGCCACGGCGGAACTGGTGCGCAAACTGGACACCAAAGGCCGGCCGATCGTAATCGAAGCGTATGTTAGCCCCTCGGTCCCCGAGACCTACGTGCAAACGCGGCTGAATTTGCTGACGGCGCTGCACGAGTTCGAAAAGCTGGGACGCGGCACGATCCAGGTGAGGATCGTCAGCACCGAGCCGACCACCGAGGAAGCAACGCTGGCCGATCAGCAATTCGGCATCAAATCGAAATCGGTCGTCGGGACCACGCGCGGGGCGATCAAGGACGAGCAGATCTTCCTCGGCGTGGCCGTGACCTGCGGGCTGGAGAAAGTGGTGATGCCCTTCTTCGATCGCGGCATGCCAATTGAATACGAACTGATCCGTTCGATCGCTACGGTGGCTCAAGAGAAGCGGAAGCGCTTGGGGGTGGTGCAGACGGATGCCCAATTATTCGGCGGCTTCGACATGGCCACGATGGGTGCTCGTGCGCGGGAGCCGATCATCGACGAGCTGGAAAAGCAGTATGAAGTGGTGCAGGTCGATCCGTCGAAGCCCATCGAGAAATTCGACGTGCTCCTAGCCGTGCAGCCGTCGTCGCTCGATCAACCCAAGCTGGACAATTTGATCAATTCGATCAAGCATGGCCAACCGACGGCCATCTTTGAGGACCCCTTTCCCGCGTTCATGTCGGGAGTGCCCGGCACGAGCGAGGAAAAGCGCGCCGGCAATCCGATGATGGGAGGCCAGATGCCGAGCCCCAAGGGAGACATCCAGCAGCTTTGGGATCTATTGGGCGTGAAGATGGTCGCCAAGGAATCGACCAGCCCGTTCGGACCGCCGCAGCCGTCGGCCTCCGTGATCTGGCAGGACTGGGACCCGTATCCGAAGATCGCGTCGATCTCGACGCTGCCGCGGGAGTTCGTCTTTATTGGCGAGCATACGCCGGGCAACGAAGCGGCGTTTAATCCCGGCGATCCGATCACGTCCGGGTTGAAAGAGCTTTGG
- a CDS encoding ATP-binding cassette domain-containing protein, which translates to MSDQSEAAMIEAAGLSKYYGDFAAIDDVSFKIHRGEVVAFLGPNGAGKSTTMKLLTGYLSPTAGIARIAGHDMAFDRMAGAAVLGYLPENGPLYPDMTPRALLEFFADARGMPPARKRERIEAVVELCALRSVIGKAIGKLSKGFRQRVGMAQVLLHEPEVLILDEPTAGLDPNQIREVRDTIRRLGQNKTILLSTHILQEVPAVASRVLFINEGRLVFDGPTSELLSDGKPLDEHFHELSPAAVA; encoded by the coding sequence ATGAGTGACCAGTCGGAAGCCGCCATGATCGAGGCCGCGGGCCTCTCGAAATACTATGGCGACTTCGCAGCGATCGACGACGTTTCGTTCAAAATCCATCGCGGCGAGGTCGTGGCGTTTCTCGGTCCGAACGGGGCCGGAAAGAGCACCACGATGAAGCTGCTCACCGGCTATCTCTCCCCGACCGCGGGGATCGCCAGGATCGCCGGGCACGACATGGCCTTCGACCGCATGGCCGGCGCTGCCGTGTTGGGCTATCTGCCGGAAAACGGCCCGCTCTATCCTGATATGACTCCCCGGGCGCTGTTGGAATTCTTCGCCGACGCCCGCGGGATGCCGCCGGCTCGCAAGCGGGAGCGGATCGAGGCGGTGGTCGAGTTGTGCGCCCTGCGGAGCGTGATCGGCAAGGCGATCGGCAAGCTGTCGAAGGGGTTTCGGCAGCGGGTGGGGATGGCCCAGGTGCTATTGCACGAGCCGGAAGTGCTGATTCTCGACGAGCCGACCGCCGGGCTCGATCCGAACCAAATCCGCGAGGTCCGCGACACAATCCGCCGCCTGGGCCAGAACAAGACAATCCTGCTCTCGACGCACATCCTGCAAGAGGTGCCGGCGGTGGCCAGCCGAGTGCTGTTCATCAACGAAGGGCGGCTGGTGTTCGACGGCCCAACATCGGAGCTGCTAAGTGACGGTAAACCGCTCGACGAACATTTCCACGAATTGTCGCCGGCGGCCGTCGCATGA
- the nadB gene encoding L-aspartate oxidase has translation MTESPRYLVPFHPKRVPHAFTDVLIVGGGLAGLRAAIAVDPKLSVLVVTKDSLQKSNSQYAQGGIASVLDPEDRFEDHIADTLSAGGKLCDPAVVEMVVRESPDRIHELIRWGTHFDLEAGEIALGREGGHSHHRIVHALGDATGKEVMRAVIEWTERLTNIETWPNTFTLDLLTHEGTCRGVLVWNPVHGKTLVWAKQTILCTGGAGQVFRETTNPEVATGDGLAIAYRAGAELRDMEFMQFHPTVLYIAGSSRNLITEAIRGAGAWLVDRSGYRFMPEYDPRAELAPRDIVSRAIVSQMAKTRHPNVYLDLRHLTDLNVRARFPGIAALCAEFGLDLARDRIPVRPGAHYMIGGVTVDLEGRTAIPGLWAAGEVTSSGLHGANRLASNSLLEGLVYGAHAGEGASREALALSDDFRALPLGNARVEESAEPLDLADIRNTLKSLMWRAAGVERDGVKLAEAAEDIERWCRYVLGRQFNGPQGWELQNMLLVSRIMIAAALEREETRGVHVRTDFPKTDDLHWQRHISFHRQP, from the coding sequence GTGACTGAATCTCCCCGTTATCTTGTCCCCTTCCACCCCAAGCGCGTGCCGCACGCGTTTACCGACGTGCTGATTGTCGGCGGCGGATTGGCGGGCCTGCGGGCGGCGATCGCCGTCGACCCGAAGCTCTCCGTCCTGGTCGTCACCAAGGACAGCTTGCAAAAATCGAACAGCCAATATGCCCAAGGGGGCATCGCCAGCGTGCTCGATCCCGAGGACCGCTTCGAGGACCATATCGCCGACACACTCTCCGCTGGCGGCAAACTTTGCGATCCGGCCGTCGTCGAGATGGTGGTCCGCGAATCGCCCGATCGCATCCATGAGTTGATCCGCTGGGGAACGCATTTCGACCTCGAAGCCGGCGAGATCGCGCTGGGCCGCGAGGGAGGGCACAGCCACCATCGCATCGTCCATGCCCTGGGAGACGCGACCGGCAAGGAAGTGATGCGGGCCGTCATCGAATGGACCGAGCGGCTGACGAACATCGAGACCTGGCCGAACACGTTCACGCTCGATCTATTGACTCACGAAGGCACGTGCCGCGGGGTGCTCGTTTGGAATCCTGTCCACGGCAAGACGCTCGTCTGGGCCAAGCAGACGATCCTCTGCACCGGCGGCGCCGGCCAGGTTTTTCGTGAAACGACGAACCCCGAAGTCGCCACGGGCGACGGCTTGGCGATCGCCTATCGGGCCGGCGCTGAGCTGCGCGACATGGAGTTCATGCAGTTCCATCCCACCGTGCTTTATATCGCCGGCTCCAGTCGCAATCTGATCACCGAGGCGATCCGCGGGGCTGGAGCGTGGCTCGTCGATCGCAGCGGCTATCGCTTCATGCCGGAATACGATCCCCGCGCCGAACTCGCCCCGCGCGACATCGTCAGTCGGGCGATTGTCTCCCAGATGGCGAAGACGCGGCATCCGAATGTCTATCTCGATCTGCGGCACCTCACGGATTTGAACGTGCGCGCCCGCTTCCCCGGCATCGCGGCCCTGTGCGCCGAATTTGGCTTGGATTTAGCCCGCGATCGAATTCCGGTTCGGCCGGGCGCGCATTACATGATCGGCGGCGTGACGGTCGATCTCGAGGGGCGCACGGCGATCCCCGGCCTGTGGGCCGCCGGTGAAGTGACTTCCAGCGGCCTGCACGGGGCGAACCGTCTGGCGTCGAATAGCCTGCTCGAAGGGCTGGTCTACGGCGCTCACGCCGGCGAAGGGGCCAGCCGCGAGGCGCTCGCCCTGTCTGACGATTTCCGCGCGCTGCCGCTTGGGAATGCCCGCGTCGAGGAAAGCGCCGAGCCGCTCGATCTGGCCGATATCCGCAATACGCTCAAGAGCCTGATGTGGCGCGCGGCGGGAGTCGAGCGCGATGGCGTGAAGCTCGCCGAAGCGGCCGAGGACATCGAGCGCTGGTGCCGCTACGTGCTCGGCCGCCAATTCAATGGCCCGCAAGGCTGGGAGCTGCAAAACATGCTGCTCGTCTCCCGGATCATGATCGCCGCCGCCCTCGAACGCGAAGAAACTCGCGGCGTCCATGTCCGCACCGACTTCCCCAAGACCGATGACCTCCACTGGCAGCGGCACATTTCCTTTCATCGCCAGCCGTAG